One window from the genome of Pedobacter schmidteae encodes:
- the rnr gene encoding ribonuclease R — MAKKKSSHLELVLIQLISDVLEKSNNEALNYKQVSAKLNINDAASRETILDILKDQSRKGIFLEPEKGKFKLKDLKTFLIGKVDMTADGSAFVIPDDEFEKDVFVSARKLHNALHGDKVKVYIYAKKSGRKNEGEVVEIITRAKTDFIGVIRISDRYAFVNVDDRKMLHDIFIPLSDLNGAKNGQKVQVSITEWPEGAKNPIGRIMHILGEQGENNTEMNAILAQYGFPLSFPPEVENEANAIPEQVTKAEIKGRRDFRDTITFTIDPADAKDFDDAISFKTLENGNYEVGIHIADVSHYVLPNSDLDKEAYARATSVYLVDRVIPMLPERLSNGVCSLRPHEDKLCFAAVFELDEKANIITEWFGRTVIHSDRRFSYEEAQEVIENKAGDYAAEILKLNELAYILRERKFKNGAISFESTEVKFKLDEQGKPIGVYVKERKDAHKLIEDFMLLANKKVAEFIAKKGKGKQKYTFVYRSHDAPNLENLNSFALFAARFGYKINMKSDKEIAKSLNYLMEDVEGKKEQNVLTQLAIRSMAKAIYTTKKTSHYGLAFDHYTHFTSPIRRYPDVMVHRLLAANLNNEKSANEEEYEIASSHSSAMEKRAADAERASIKYKQAEYLEENVGNIFAGIISGVTEWGMYVELTENKCEGMIRLRDITDDFYVLDEKNYCIVGQRKQKKYQLGDEVMVKVKKVDLSKRQIDFSLIQQ; from the coding sequence ATGGCAAAAAAGAAATCTTCTCATCTGGAACTTGTTTTAATACAATTGATTAGTGACGTTCTGGAAAAAAGTAACAATGAGGCCCTCAACTATAAGCAGGTTTCTGCTAAATTAAATATTAATGATGCAGCATCAAGGGAAACCATTCTCGACATTTTAAAAGATCAATCGAGAAAAGGTATTTTCCTGGAGCCCGAAAAAGGAAAATTCAAGTTAAAAGACCTGAAAACCTTCCTGATTGGAAAAGTAGATATGACAGCCGATGGCTCTGCGTTTGTAATCCCGGACGATGAATTCGAAAAAGATGTTTTCGTATCGGCCAGGAAACTGCACAATGCCCTGCATGGCGACAAAGTAAAGGTGTATATATACGCCAAAAAAAGCGGACGGAAAAACGAGGGCGAAGTGGTGGAAATCATTACCCGTGCAAAAACCGACTTCATTGGCGTAATCAGGATATCAGACCGTTATGCCTTTGTCAATGTGGACGACCGAAAAATGCTGCATGACATTTTTATACCCCTGAGCGACCTGAACGGCGCAAAAAATGGACAAAAGGTACAGGTGAGCATCACCGAATGGCCTGAAGGTGCCAAAAATCCGATTGGTCGCATCATGCATATCCTGGGCGAGCAAGGCGAAAACAATACAGAAATGAATGCCATTCTGGCCCAGTACGGTTTTCCGCTAAGCTTCCCTCCTGAAGTTGAAAATGAAGCCAACGCAATTCCTGAACAGGTTACCAAAGCAGAAATAAAAGGAAGAAGAGACTTTAGAGACACCATCACTTTTACCATTGATCCGGCCGATGCCAAAGATTTCGATGATGCCATTTCTTTTAAAACACTTGAAAATGGCAATTACGAAGTAGGAATACACATTGCTGATGTGTCGCACTATGTGCTGCCCAACAGCGATCTGGACAAAGAAGCATATGCCAGGGCAACTTCAGTATACCTGGTAGACCGGGTGATCCCCATGTTGCCCGAACGTTTGAGTAATGGGGTATGTTCCCTGCGCCCTCATGAAGACAAATTGTGCTTCGCCGCAGTATTTGAACTGGATGAAAAAGCAAATATCATCACCGAGTGGTTTGGACGTACCGTAATTCATTCCGACAGGCGCTTTAGCTATGAAGAGGCCCAGGAAGTAATTGAAAATAAAGCGGGTGATTATGCTGCCGAAATTTTAAAACTCAACGAACTGGCCTATATACTGCGCGAAAGAAAGTTTAAAAATGGGGCAATCAGTTTTGAAAGCACTGAAGTGAAATTTAAACTGGACGAGCAAGGTAAACCCATTGGCGTATATGTAAAAGAACGTAAGGACGCCCATAAATTGATTGAGGACTTTATGTTGCTAGCCAACAAAAAAGTGGCCGAATTTATTGCGAAAAAAGGCAAAGGCAAACAAAAATATACCTTCGTATACCGGTCGCATGACGCTCCAAACCTGGAGAACCTGAACAGCTTTGCGCTGTTTGCAGCCCGCTTTGGTTATAAGATCAACATGAAGTCGGATAAGGAAATTGCCAAATCGTTGAATTACCTGATGGAAGATGTGGAAGGGAAGAAAGAACAGAATGTATTAACGCAGCTAGCCATCCGATCGATGGCAAAAGCGATTTATACAACAAAAAAAACCAGCCATTATGGACTGGCATTTGACCATTATACCCACTTCACCTCCCCCATCCGCCGCTATCCGGATGTGATGGTACACAGGCTATTGGCAGCTAATTTAAATAATGAAAAGTCGGCCAACGAAGAAGAATATGAAATTGCATCATCACATTCTTCGGCAATGGAAAAACGTGCGGCAGATGCTGAGCGTGCTTCCATCAAATACAAACAAGCCGAATACCTGGAGGAGAATGTAGGCAACATCTTCGCCGGCATCATTTCGGGGGTTACTGAATGGGGAATGTATGTAGAACTGACTGAAAACAAATGTGAAGGAATGATCCGCCTGCGTGACATTACAGATGACTTTTATGTACTTGACGAAAAAAACTATTGCATCGTTGGTCAGCGTAAACAAAAAAAATATCAGCTGGGCGATGAGGTAATGGTAAAAGTCAAAAAAGTAGACCTCTCCAAACGACAAATAGATTTTTCTTTGATCCAACAATAA
- a CDS encoding polyprenyl synthetase family protein, which yields MYTPNQLQEVIENAVQNICYPAQPERLYEPIRYIMSLGGKRIRPVLTLMAADLFGADIQAAMPAALAIETFHNFTLIHDDIMDNAPLRRGKQTVHEKWGVNNAILSGDVMMVEANKHLSMLNANVLKDALHTFNATAQGVCEGQQLDMEFEEQDVVNISDYINMIRLKTAVLVGGAMKLGAQVAGASPEQAQQLYVFGENLGIAFQLQDDILDVYGDPEKFGKQVGGDIIANKKTLLLLKLKELANADDLLVLEQQSVNTNHPEKIKNTTALYDDYNIRELASIEMRNYSDKAFEALTSLKIAGAAEERKAELFNLAALLMNREH from the coding sequence ATGTATACTCCTAATCAATTACAAGAAGTTATAGAAAACGCTGTTCAAAACATCTGCTATCCTGCACAGCCCGAAAGGCTATATGAACCCATACGTTATATCATGAGCCTGGGAGGCAAAAGGATACGGCCGGTACTGACGCTGATGGCAGCAGATCTTTTTGGCGCAGACATACAAGCAGCCATGCCGGCAGCCCTGGCCATTGAGACCTTCCATAATTTTACACTGATACATGATGACATTATGGACAATGCCCCTTTAAGAAGAGGCAAACAAACCGTGCACGAAAAATGGGGAGTAAACAATGCCATACTAAGCGGCGATGTGATGATGGTTGAAGCCAACAAGCACCTTTCTATGCTGAACGCCAATGTATTGAAAGATGCTTTACATACATTTAATGCAACTGCACAAGGCGTGTGTGAAGGGCAACAGCTGGATATGGAATTTGAAGAACAGGATGTAGTGAACATTAGCGATTACATCAACATGATACGGCTTAAAACTGCTGTGCTTGTAGGTGGAGCAATGAAACTAGGTGCTCAGGTTGCCGGCGCCAGTCCCGAACAAGCCCAACAGCTGTATGTGTTTGGAGAAAACCTGGGTATAGCCTTCCAGCTTCAGGACGACATTCTGGATGTATATGGTGATCCGGAGAAATTCGGAAAACAAGTTGGCGGCGATATCATTGCCAATAAAAAAACCTTGCTGTTATTAAAACTCAAGGAGTTGGCCAATGCCGACGACCTCTTGGTACTAGAGCAACAAAGTGTCAATACCAACCATCCGGAAAAGATAAAAAATACCACTGCACTTTATGACGACTACAACATCAGGGAGCTGGCCAGCATAGAGATGAGAAATTATTCTGACAAAGCCTTTGAGGCCCTGACTTCATTGAAAATAGCTGGTGCTGCCGAAGAACGGAAAGCAGAACTTTTTAACCTTGCAGCCTTACTGATGAACAGAGAGCATTAA
- a CDS encoding response regulator encodes MPYRNNCEGASGSFFLINKNYELSFFKIDTPDNLGSFLEKNPAVGEPIVEMIAQQYKRNFISLLGRSFDGHCFSIEQRLSVLGSPDLVFQIVFTPLTINEVTDAVVCSVVNVSNTRGLISMIREYSHLTSHQLRAPITNILSLSTITNYSKLETYDALKITRLLSDINVQALKLDEIIKMLNEVLNKRGHVNLFDDFGGKSAHQHIVLVDDDGVTNKMHNMLIKRHPSEKKVVVFDNPKKALSYIQQHSPDLILLDLHMPGIDGWRFLEMMEELNIFIDVVIVSSSIDPREHSKAKSFLCVKDFYTKPLTAENVNQLLDHH; translated from the coding sequence ATGCCATATAGAAACAATTGCGAGGGGGCCTCAGGTTCATTTTTTTTGATCAATAAAAATTATGAACTTTCATTTTTTAAAATAGATACGCCCGACAACCTGGGTAGTTTCCTTGAAAAAAATCCCGCAGTTGGGGAGCCGATTGTGGAAATGATTGCACAACAATACAAAAGAAATTTCATCAGCCTGTTGGGGCGAAGCTTTGATGGTCACTGTTTTAGTATAGAACAGCGGCTCTCCGTTTTAGGTTCTCCCGACCTGGTTTTTCAAATTGTTTTTACGCCTTTAACTATAAACGAGGTTACCGATGCCGTTGTGTGTTCGGTGGTGAATGTAAGCAACACCAGGGGATTGATCAGTATGATCCGCGAATATTCTCATCTCACTTCTCATCAGTTAAGAGCGCCTATTACCAATATCCTCAGTCTTTCTACCATTACCAATTACAGTAAGCTTGAAACTTATGATGCACTTAAAATTACCCGCCTGCTAAGTGATATTAATGTTCAGGCATTAAAACTGGACGAGATCATTAAGATGTTGAACGAGGTACTCAATAAACGCGGACATGTGAATTTGTTTGACGATTTTGGTGGAAAATCTGCCCATCAGCATATTGTATTGGTTGATGACGATGGAGTTACCAACAAGATGCATAACATGCTCATTAAAAGACATCCCAGCGAGAAAAAAGTGGTGGTGTTTGACAATCCCAAAAAGGCATTGTCTTATATTCAGCAGCATAGTCCGGATCTGATCTTGCTGGATCTGCATATGCCTGGTATCGATGGCTGGCGATTTCTGGAGATGATGGAAGAACTGAATATTTTTATTGATGTGGTGATTGTTTCTTCTTCGATAGATCCCCGCGAGCACTCCAAAGCAAAATCTTTCCTATGCGTTAAGGACTTTTACACCAAGCCCTTAACGGCCGAAAATGTGAACCAACTGCTAGACCATCATTGA
- a CDS encoding helix-turn-helix domain-containing protein, with amino-acid sequence MQEILSKKEIGERIKELRVKSGLSQAFIANVLSLSRSNYSQIELGNQYPSFNTLHEIARYYAKSYEWLLHGHMLELSTETPAKISVLVNDLEATFKHFTVCLKKLEHEIALIKQRKYRSKT; translated from the coding sequence ATGCAAGAAATTCTATCCAAGAAAGAGATCGGCGAACGAATAAAAGAGTTAAGAGTGAAAAGTGGCCTTTCGCAGGCATTTATTGCTAATGTACTAAGTTTATCCAGAAGCAATTATTCACAGATAGAACTTGGTAACCAGTACCCTTCTTTCAATACTTTACATGAAATTGCAAGGTACTATGCAAAAAGTTATGAATGGTTGTTACATGGACATATGCTCGAATTGTCGACCGAAACGCCGGCAAAAATCAGCGTACTTGTAAACGATCTTGAAGCAACGTTTAAACATTTTACGGTTTGCCTGAAAAAACTAGAGCATGAAATAGCGTTAATCAAACAGAGAAAATATAGGAGCAAGACATAG
- the rpmA gene encoding 50S ribosomal protein L27, translating into MAHKKGAGSSRNGRESHSKRLGIKIFGGQEAIAGNILVRQRGTKHHPDKGVGIGKDHTLFALVDGTVIFRKKQDNKSYVSVLPAAVVTAVEEKKAPAAKAKKAAAPAAEEKAPAKKAPAKKAAKADTATETEAAAAE; encoded by the coding sequence ATGGCACATAAAAAAGGAGCCGGTAGTTCCAGAAACGGACGTGAATCGCATAGTAAACGTTTAGGTATCAAAATTTTTGGTGGTCAGGAAGCTATCGCCGGAAACATTTTGGTACGTCAGCGTGGTACAAAACATCATCCTGATAAAGGAGTAGGTATTGGTAAAGACCATACTTTATTTGCTTTGGTTGATGGTACTGTAATCTTCAGAAAGAAACAAGACAATAAATCATATGTATCTGTTTTGCCTGCAGCTGTTGTTACTGCAGTAGAAGAGAAAAAAGCACCTGCTGCTAAAGCTAAAAAAGCTGCTGCACCTGCTGCTGAAGAAAAAGCTCCTGCTAAAAAAGCACCTGCTAAAAAGGCTGCTAAAGCAGATACGGCTACTGAAACTGAAGCTGCTGCTGCAGAATAG
- the rplU gene encoding 50S ribosomal protein L21 gives MYAIVNIAGQQFKVAKDQHLFVHRLQGDEGASIEFDNVLLVEDGGKISVGAPALKGATVSAKIVSHLKGDKVIVFKKKRRKGYKKKNGHRQYFTKIQISGISL, from the coding sequence ATGTACGCAATAGTAAATATAGCAGGACAGCAATTCAAAGTTGCAAAAGACCAGCACCTTTTTGTACACCGTTTGCAAGGAGATGAAGGCGCTAGTATTGAATTTGACAATGTATTGTTGGTTGAAGATGGTGGTAAAATCTCTGTAGGAGCTCCTGCATTGAAAGGTGCGACCGTTTCAGCTAAAATCGTGTCTCATTTAAAAGGTGATAAAGTAATCGTTTTCAAAAAGAAACGTAGAAAAGGTTACAAAAAGAAAAACGGTCACCGTCAGTATTTCACCAAGATCCAGATTTCTGGTATCAGTTTATAA
- a CDS encoding dicarboxylate/amino acid:cation symporter: MSKKNRLTFFIFLALVLGVGLGYYLNVSTFNTYNDHIVQADNRIKELDGQLLKIKDTTQASYASIQAEKKIAQQTRQENEKIREKKLEPLTLLSDIFLRLIKMIVAPLVFSTLVVGVAKVGDVKAVGRIGGKTMLWFFSASLLSLVLGLIMVNIFKPGEAMHLPLPPSNVDTGIHKVALSLKDFISHIVPKSMAEAMATNEILQIVVFSLFFGVATAAIGEKGQIIINFFDSVAHVILKVTGYVMNFAPFAVFGAMAAIVAKQGLGVLSTYALFIGEFYSTMLLLWIILIIIGFSILKSRVFNLMNRMKEPAMLAFSTASSEAAYPKTMLQLERFGCKDKIVSFVLPLGYSFNLDGSMLYMTFASLFIAQSYGIHLSFEQQVTMLLILMLTSKGIAGVPRASLVVIAGTIATFNIPEAGLALLIGIDPLLDMGRSATNVIGNSLATAVVSKWEGELTGPLD, encoded by the coding sequence ATGTCAAAAAAAAACAGGTTAACCTTTTTTATCTTCCTAGCGCTTGTCTTAGGCGTAGGTTTAGGCTATTATTTAAATGTAAGTACATTTAATACCTATAACGACCATATTGTTCAGGCCGATAACCGGATAAAAGAACTGGATGGACAACTTCTTAAAATTAAAGATACTACACAGGCTTCATATGCCAGCATTCAGGCAGAAAAGAAAATTGCACAGCAAACACGTCAGGAGAACGAAAAGATCCGGGAAAAGAAACTTGAGCCTTTAACTTTGCTCAGTGATATTTTTCTGCGTTTGATTAAGATGATTGTGGCTCCACTGGTATTTAGCACGCTGGTGGTAGGGGTAGCAAAAGTTGGAGATGTTAAGGCGGTTGGTCGTATTGGCGGCAAAACCATGCTTTGGTTTTTTAGCGCCTCTTTGTTATCGCTGGTACTTGGCTTGATTATGGTTAACATTTTTAAACCTGGTGAGGCGATGCATTTACCTTTGCCGCCAAGCAATGTAGATACCGGCATTCATAAAGTTGCGTTATCGCTCAAAGATTTTATTTCCCATATTGTGCCTAAAAGTATGGCCGAAGCCATGGCTACCAACGAGATTCTTCAGATTGTGGTATTCTCCTTGTTTTTTGGTGTAGCCACGGCGGCTATAGGTGAGAAGGGGCAGATCATCATCAACTTTTTTGATTCGGTGGCGCATGTGATTTTAAAAGTAACCGGTTATGTGATGAACTTTGCACCCTTTGCTGTATTTGGGGCTATGGCTGCCATCGTAGCTAAGCAAGGGCTCGGTGTTTTGTCTACCTACGCTTTGTTTATCGGCGAGTTTTATTCTACCATGTTATTGTTATGGATCATTTTAATTATAATTGGTTTCTCAATATTAAAGTCCAGGGTATTTAACCTGATGAACAGAATGAAGGAGCCTGCTATGCTGGCCTTTAGTACTGCCAGTAGTGAGGCTGCCTATCCCAAAACCATGCTTCAACTGGAGCGTTTTGGTTGTAAAGACAAAATTGTAAGTTTTGTTTTGCCTTTGGGCTATTCTTTTAACCTGGATGGCTCGATGTTGTACATGACTTTTGCTTCCTTGTTCATTGCACAGTCGTATGGCATCCATCTTTCGTTTGAGCAGCAGGTAACCATGCTATTGATTCTGATGTTGACCAGTAAAGGTATCGCTGGGGTTCCAAGGGCATCTTTGGTAGTGATTGCCGGGACTATTGCAACTTTTAACATTCCGGAAGCCGGTTTGGCACTGTTGATTGGTATCGACCCGCTATTGGATATGGGGCGTTCGGCTACTAATGTTATTGGAAACAGTCTGGCTACAGCTGTAGTGAGCAAATGGGAGGGAGAACTGACCGGTCCACTTGATTAA
- a CDS encoding RNA polymerase sigma factor, with product MENKDQLFKQIFDTNSKKIFHLCYGYTGDEDAANDLLQETFLKVWQNLDKFRNKSLISTWIYRIAVNTCLTYLRAEKRQAKDELTDKIIENRPEEFSEKNEQIALLYKSISKLEENDRLIITMVLDELPYNEIAEISGISEGNLRVKIHRIKTKLTELYNQHARI from the coding sequence TTGGAAAATAAGGATCAATTATTTAAGCAGATTTTCGACACAAACTCTAAAAAGATATTTCACTTATGCTACGGCTACACGGGTGACGAGGATGCTGCAAATGATCTGCTTCAGGAAACCTTTTTGAAGGTATGGCAAAATCTGGACAAATTCAGAAATAAGTCGCTCATATCTACATGGATATACAGAATTGCCGTAAACACCTGTTTAACCTATTTAAGGGCAGAAAAAAGACAAGCTAAAGATGAACTGACAGATAAAATTATAGAAAACCGGCCGGAAGAGTTCTCAGAAAAAAATGAACAGATCGCTTTGTTATACAAGTCGATTTCCAAATTGGAAGAGAACGATCGCCTGATCATTACGATGGTACTTGATGAATTGCCCTATAATGAAATTGCCGAAATATCAGGAATCAGTGAAGGAAACCTGAGGGTAAAAATTCATCGCATTAAAACAAAACTTACCGAACTATACAATCAGCATGCAAGAATTTGA
- a CDS encoding AraC family transcriptional regulator: MKYNKVLVDKNEIISETTCHAHYSDLEGKYAFHIVFAGEADYTVGRRHITLVPGSFIFLNHDTRYTYNVDSTVEVKTFSLLLDPDFVHDFEYSKTLEDHLLLEHPEGFKHRGGRFVESIYPLQGNMKFNLMHLARYVENGVKDQLLLNEYLNHSLLNYYSLYHSEVVRRAASLKFLNGSTKTEILKRLSVAKDYMISNYNKRIHLDEIAQVSCLSVNHLLRTFKQAYQQSPHQFLTKVRLQQAKYLLKNTDYPVGEIVDIVGFECPSSFIRLFRNSFNVTPGQYR; this comes from the coding sequence ATGAAGTATAACAAAGTCCTGGTAGATAAGAATGAAATCATAAGTGAAACCACTTGTCATGCACACTATTCGGATCTTGAAGGTAAGTATGCTTTTCATATTGTATTTGCCGGCGAAGCTGATTATACCGTTGGCCGACGCCACATCACCCTGGTACCCGGTAGTTTTATATTTTTGAACCACGATACCCGTTATACCTATAATGTTGATTCGACGGTGGAAGTGAAAACTTTTTCCTTGCTGTTGGATCCTGATTTTGTTCATGATTTTGAATACTCAAAAACACTGGAAGATCACTTACTACTTGAGCATCCCGAAGGCTTTAAACATAGGGGCGGACGTTTTGTGGAATCAATTTACCCGTTGCAGGGAAATATGAAGTTCAACCTGATGCATCTGGCCAGGTATGTAGAAAATGGAGTGAAGGATCAATTGCTTTTAAATGAATATTTAAACCATAGTCTGCTCAACTACTACAGTCTTTACCATTCAGAAGTTGTACGCAGGGCGGCGTCTTTGAAGTTTCTAAATGGAAGTACCAAAACCGAGATTTTGAAACGTTTGTCGGTTGCCAAAGATTATATGATCAGCAACTACAACAAAAGAATTCATCTGGATGAAATTGCGCAGGTGTCTTGTTTATCAGTAAACCATTTGTTACGTACCTTTAAACAGGCTTATCAGCAATCGCCACACCAGTTTTTAACAAAAGTAAGGCTTCAACAGGCAAAATATCTGTTGAAGAATACCGATTACCCTGTGGGCGAAATTGTGGATATTGTTGGTTTTGAATGTCCTAGTTCTTTTATCAGGTTATTTCGCAATTCTTTTAATGTCACACCCGGTCAATATCGATAA
- a CDS encoding VOC family protein, protein MNFNQVYKIVFVNCEETSVEFFTRMPGFKVYEQIEIQGKSCSVLQLTNGDFMMLVEQDNFEADTIVLKTDDCLRDYCLFSRQQIDSLTRPRYVANGLELSFSDPSGNQFVLIEERDYTEV, encoded by the coding sequence ATGAACTTTAATCAAGTATATAAGATTGTTTTTGTTAATTGTGAAGAAACATCGGTTGAGTTCTTTACGCGTATGCCTGGTTTTAAGGTGTATGAGCAAATCGAAATACAGGGCAAGTCGTGTTCGGTATTGCAGTTGACAAATGGCGATTTTATGATGCTGGTTGAACAAGACAATTTTGAAGCAGATACCATTGTATTAAAAACGGATGACTGCTTACGGGATTATTGTTTATTTAGCCGGCAGCAGATTGACAGTCTTACCAGGCCCCGTTATGTTGCAAATGGGCTGGAACTAAGTTTTTCAGACCCCTCAGGAAATCAGTTTGTACTGATTGAAGAGCGAGATTATACAGAAGTCTGA